From one Halosimplex rubrum genomic stretch:
- a CDS encoding HalOD1 output domain-containing protein gives MAERTTNGDDRATVREGGPRVVHSSAADREEGADLSIAVVEAIAEAKGVEPTEMGSTLYDAVDPDALDRLFPGQESDGVTGRVVFELGAHEVTVQSNGDVLVRQTDPR, from the coding sequence GAACGAACGACGAACGGTGACGACCGCGCGACGGTTCGGGAGGGCGGACCGCGCGTGGTCCACTCGTCGGCGGCCGACCGGGAGGAGGGGGCGGACCTGAGCATCGCCGTGGTCGAAGCGATCGCCGAGGCGAAGGGGGTCGAACCGACGGAGATGGGGTCGACGCTGTACGACGCCGTCGACCCGGACGCGCTCGACCGGCTGTTCCCCGGTCAGGAGTCCGACGGCGTCACCGGGCGCGTCGTGTTCGAACTCGGCGCCCACGAGGTCACGGTGCAGTCCAACGGCGACGTACTGGTCCGACAGACCGACCCGCGCTAG